A genome region from Natranaeroarchaeum sulfidigenes includes the following:
- a CDS encoding DUF5799 family protein → MGNSDWTDRIVGARMKVDQEFSEQVQASEFSSQEWGMIMTAVELEIENPETPEEARVVANTESVPQVMPALDDVRDQMGAMGGAPGGSSGGSGGGGIIDSILGVFGMGGDGGGDAKRIEAAETLAQEYAERLQSHLESQGQWETACNAAARASE, encoded by the coding sequence ATGGGCAACAGTGACTGGACCGACAGGATCGTCGGCGCACGTATGAAAGTAGATCAAGAGTTTTCGGAACAGGTACAGGCATCCGAGTTTTCCAGCCAGGAGTGGGGGATGATCATGACCGCGGTGGAGCTGGAGATCGAGAACCCCGAGACGCCGGAGGAGGCCCGGGTCGTCGCAAACACGGAGAGCGTCCCGCAGGTGATGCCCGCACTGGACGACGTGCGCGATCAGATGGGCGCGATGGGCGGAGCCCCGGGAGGGTCGTCGGGAGGCAGTGGGGGTGGCGGCATCATCGACAGCATACTGGGTGTGTTCGGGATGGGTGGTGACGGCGGTGGGGACGCCAAGCGGATCGAAGCAGCCGAGACTCTCGCTCAGGAGTACGCAGAGCGACTACAGTCCCATCTCGAATCACAGGGACAGTGGGAGACGGCATGCAATGCGGCAGCGAGAGCGTCTGAATAG
- a CDS encoding OsmC family protein, with product MAKEVHSTSTEGFSTQNKIREFETTIDATGEDAPDTLETLLATYSACFVPALRVGSEQRGGGDLGEVEIAVTGELNDDDKLESISFDVTTEADLDDETAAKVNERAQELCKVHDALKESLHADVTIND from the coding sequence ATGGCCAAAGAAGTACACAGCACCTCCACGGAGGGCTTTTCGACGCAGAACAAGATTCGAGAGTTCGAGACGACCATCGACGCCACCGGCGAGGACGCGCCTGACACGCTCGAAACACTGCTCGCCACGTATAGCGCGTGTTTCGTCCCGGCGCTCCGCGTCGGCTCCGAACAACGTGGCGGCGGCGACCTCGGCGAGGTCGAGATCGCGGTTACGGGCGAACTGAACGACGACGACAAGCTCGAATCGATCTCGTTCGACGTCACGACCGAGGCCGACCTCGACGACGAGACGGCAGCAAAGGTCAACGAGCGCGCTCAGGAACTCTGCAAGGTCCACGACGCGCTCAAAGAGAGTCTGCACGCCGACGTGACGATCAACGACTGA
- a CDS encoding metal-dependent hydrolase, with protein MELTWHGHSTWRIVVGDTDLLIDPFFDNPKTDLDPTDIDSPDYVLLTHGHDDHVADVGAFEDATVVGNPEVTGHVVSEHGVDEDAVIGMNLGGTVELGDAYVTMHRADHSNGVGSGFEAPSAGMPAGYVISDTKPTQVADEESTTFYHAGDTGLMTEMRDVIAPYLEPDAAAVPVGDHFTMGPMQAAIAVDWLDVDHAFPMHYDSFPPIEIDTDDFVREVKATGSDADVHVLDGDESFELSS; from the coding sequence ATGGAACTCACCTGGCACGGTCACTCGACCTGGCGCATCGTCGTCGGAGACACCGACCTGCTGATCGACCCGTTCTTCGATAACCCGAAGACAGATCTCGACCCTACGGACATAGACTCCCCCGATTACGTGCTTCTCACCCACGGTCACGACGACCACGTCGCCGATGTTGGGGCCTTCGAGGACGCGACAGTCGTGGGCAACCCGGAAGTGACCGGACACGTGGTCAGCGAGCACGGTGTCGACGAGGACGCAGTGATCGGAATGAACCTCGGCGGAACGGTCGAACTTGGCGACGCCTACGTGACGATGCACCGGGCCGACCACTCGAACGGCGTGGGCTCGGGCTTCGAGGCACCCAGTGCCGGAATGCCGGCGGGCTACGTCATCAGCGACACGAAGCCGACGCAGGTCGCTGACGAGGAGAGTACGACGTTCTACCACGCAGGCGATACCGGGCTGATGACCGAGATGCGCGACGTGATCGCGCCGTATCTCGAACCCGACGCCGCGGCCGTTCCGGTCGGCGATCACTTCACGATGGGGCCGATGCAGGCGGCAATCGCAGTCGACTGGCTCGATGTCGACCACGCGTTCCCGATGCATTACGACTCGTTCCCGCCGATCGAGATCGACACGGACGACTTCGTCCGCGAGGTGAAAGCGACGGGAAGCGACGCTGACGTCCACGTGCTGGACGGCGACGAGAGCTTCGAGCTATCGTCGTAG
- a CDS encoding DHH family phosphoesterase: MSNCIICGKPVDGLVCSTHEEDVAFEFRGNSPEQLTPNRYYKGEVDGFAEFGVFVNIGDSVTGLLHRSELDQRLDSLDWDTGDDMYVKVKSIRDNGDVDLGWSIRQEDRDFRGRLIDAPSGDKKYDEDESGNADKSSATVDDDTAPDTTDETVAPNGGTTQGEQQTGDATTVVDEAVETLVDESADADDAESSLEDGESDEEEPDDDIEADEPEPDIDDEPADDVAAETIERSEIDTLGDRVGDRVRIEGEVVSVRQTSGPTIFELRDETGTVECAAFEEAGVRAYPEIETDDFVRLDGEVELRREELQVETAALMELTGGERAVVEERLRDALSEAARPEEIELLADHDAVAAVEDGIEAATTAIRRAIMIGRPIVVRHSATADGYAAGAALERAALPLIREEHDRQDAIYNYFNRRPLEGHIYDMEAATNDVTNMLEARERHGEQLPLVVLVDVGSTKESRDGYELLDVYDVERVVIDTHAPDEGVDSAVDTFVSAEDVTTPAIAANVAAAVNPDVRADLEHVPAVGYWEAAPEQYVELANEAGYDTEAVQELREAIALEAFYQTYRDKRELITDLLFERAEGLAGHVSEQFRTKLDTEIETAERNLTTREAKGVHFAVLDTDAYTHQYDFPTTTLLVDALHRRESEELGTPLVTLGVDDDEIHVRSSVGLDVREIADQAAERANNAAVSAVGGRDGHIEFLAGGRDDVLEAVIASIASEL; the protein is encoded by the coding sequence ATGAGCAACTGTATCATCTGTGGCAAGCCCGTGGATGGGCTCGTCTGTAGCACACACGAAGAGGACGTTGCGTTCGAGTTCCGTGGGAACTCCCCGGAGCAGCTCACGCCGAACCGGTATTATAAGGGTGAGGTCGATGGCTTCGCCGAGTTCGGCGTCTTCGTCAACATCGGCGATAGCGTCACCGGCCTCCTCCACCGTAGCGAACTCGATCAGCGACTTGACAGCCTCGACTGGGACACTGGCGACGACATGTACGTCAAGGTCAAATCGATTCGGGACAACGGCGATGTCGATCTGGGCTGGTCGATCCGACAGGAAGACCGGGATTTCCGCGGCCGACTGATTGACGCACCGAGCGGCGACAAAAAGTACGACGAGGACGAGTCGGGAAACGCCGATAAGTCGTCGGCAACGGTCGACGACGATACAGCACCTGACACGACGGACGAGACGGTGGCTCCGAACGGTGGCACGACGCAGGGAGAACAGCAGACCGGGGACGCGACGACGGTAGTCGACGAAGCAGTCGAGACGCTCGTCGACGAGTCTGCCGATGCGGACGACGCGGAATCGTCCCTCGAAGATGGCGAATCGGACGAGGAAGAACCGGACGACGATATCGAGGCGGATGAGCCGGAGCCCGACATCGACGACGAGCCAGCAGACGATGTAGCGGCGGAGACGATCGAACGTTCCGAGATCGACACGCTCGGAGACAGAGTCGGCGACCGCGTCCGGATCGAAGGAGAAGTCGTGAGCGTCCGGCAGACCAGTGGCCCGACGATCTTCGAGCTGCGAGACGAGACCGGCACCGTCGAGTGTGCCGCCTTCGAGGAAGCGGGCGTTCGAGCGTACCCCGAGATCGAGACCGACGACTTCGTCAGGCTCGACGGCGAGGTCGAACTCCGACGCGAGGAACTGCAGGTCGAGACCGCGGCCCTGATGGAGCTGACCGGCGGCGAGCGCGCCGTCGTCGAAGAGCGACTCCGGGACGCGCTCTCGGAGGCTGCCCGGCCCGAGGAGATCGAGCTGCTGGCCGACCACGACGCCGTCGCCGCAGTCGAGGATGGAATCGAAGCCGCAACGACGGCGATCCGTCGCGCCATCATGATCGGTCGACCGATCGTCGTTCGCCATAGCGCGACCGCCGACGGCTACGCGGCCGGTGCCGCACTCGAACGCGCTGCACTGCCCCTGATCCGCGAGGAACACGACCGACAGGATGCGATCTACAACTACTTCAATCGACGACCGCTCGAAGGTCATATCTACGACATGGAGGCCGCGACCAACGACGTGACGAACATGCTGGAAGCCCGTGAACGACACGGCGAACAGCTACCCCTGGTCGTGCTTGTGGACGTCGGTAGCACGAAAGAGTCCAGAGACGGCTACGAACTGCTGGATGTCTACGACGTCGAACGCGTTGTAATCGACACCCACGCGCCGGACGAGGGCGTCGATTCGGCCGTCGATACCTTCGTCTCCGCCGAGGATGTCACGACACCCGCGATCGCAGCGAACGTCGCTGCGGCGGTCAACCCCGACGTTCGCGCTGATCTCGAACACGTCCCCGCAGTTGGGTACTGGGAAGCCGCTCCCGAGCAGTACGTCGAGCTTGCCAACGAAGCGGGCTACGACACCGAGGCAGTACAGGAGCTCCGCGAAGCGATCGCGCTGGAGGCGTTCTACCAGACCTACCGCGACAAGCGCGAACTGATCACGGACCTGCTGTTCGAGCGCGCCGAGGGGCTCGCCGGGCACGTCAGCGAGCAGTTCCGAACGAAACTCGACACCGAGATCGAGACCGCCGAACGGAACCTGACCACGCGGGAGGCAAAAGGCGTTCACTTCGCGGTTCTCGATACCGACGCCTACACCCACCAGTACGACTTCCCGACGACGACGCTACTCGTCGACGCGCTCCACCGTCGCGAGAGCGAGGAGCTGGGGACGCCGCTCGTGACGCTCGGCGTCGACGACGACGAGATCCATGTGCGTAGCTCGGTTGGCCTCGACGTCCGAGAGATAGCCGACCAGGCAGCCGAGCGAGCCAACAACGCCGCCGTTTCCGCGGTGGGTGGCCGTGACGGTCACATCGAGTTCCTCGCGGGCGGCCGTGACGACGTGCTCGAAGCCGTCATCGCATCGATCGCGAGCGAGCTGTAA
- a CDS encoding DUF7557 family protein, producing the protein MPEIDLDEETIERLDNLQVEDESYDELINELINIYQAEELTLFKTE; encoded by the coding sequence ATGCCAGAAATAGATCTCGACGAGGAGACGATCGAACGACTCGACAACCTGCAGGTCGAGGACGAGTCCTACGACGAGCTAATCAACGAACTGATCAACATCTATCAGGCTGAAGAACTGACGTTATTCAAAACTGAGTAG
- a CDS encoding DoxX family protein, protein MATQPSERTLETEMFGRTVSYEYSETWVGYSMLSLRLVMAWIFFQAGIEKWAEGGFGDPLAWSSAGFLENAIDPANPLSGMFAAFADLAWLFDPLVIFGQVLIGLALLFGVFVRFAAMMGAIQMLMFWTAAWEGGLMAGFPVENGYFIDSSFVYMLLLFGLGAFGAGRILGLDSKLEQTEIVQQNPWLRYLLG, encoded by the coding sequence ATGGCAACGCAACCATCGGAACGGACGCTCGAAACCGAGATGTTCGGTCGAACGGTAAGTTACGAATACTCGGAGACGTGGGTCGGCTACTCGATGCTCTCCCTGCGTCTCGTGATGGCGTGGATATTCTTTCAGGCAGGGATCGAAAAGTGGGCCGAAGGTGGCTTCGGCGATCCGCTCGCGTGGAGTTCGGCAGGATTTCTCGAAAACGCAATCGATCCGGCGAACCCGCTCAGCGGAATGTTCGCCGCATTCGCCGACCTCGCCTGGCTGTTCGACCCGCTCGTGATCTTCGGACAGGTACTCATCGGACTTGCACTCCTGTTCGGCGTCTTCGTCCGCTTTGCGGCTATGATGGGTGCGATCCAGATGCTCATGTTCTGGACCGCCGCGTGGGAGGGTGGACTCATGGCCGGGTTCCCGGTCGAGAACGGCTACTTCATCGACAGCTCCTTTGTCTACATGCTCTTGCTGTTCGGTCTCGGCGCGTTCGGCGCTGGCCGGATCCTCGGCCTCGATTCCAAACTCGAACAGACCGAGATCGTCCAGCAGAATCCGTGGCTGCGCTACCTGCTGGGCTAA